A genome region from Hippopotamus amphibius kiboko isolate mHipAmp2 chromosome 1, mHipAmp2.hap2, whole genome shotgun sequence includes the following:
- the DYNLT5 gene encoding dynein light chain Tctex-type 5: MMMSDIAKDRTAHLLKKRGSVSSLSSHEFRRKEPQGRTKDSLSTVSYMDEPSQCEDASRLTVQMENTYQLGPTKHFPVIIVNHILKDVLTNYLQEEQYEPELCRQMTKTISEVIKAQVKDLMIPRYKLIVMVHIGQLTGQSILIGSRCLWDPKNDNFASYIFRNSSLFALANVYAVYFE; encoded by the exons ATGATGATGTCAGACATTGCTAAAGACAGAACAGCTCATTTACTAAAGAAGAGGGGCAGCGTGTCTTCTCTAAGTAGTCATGAGTTCCGGCGGAAGGAACCTCAGGGGCGCACCAAAGA CTCTCTGAGTACAGTGTCGTATATGGATGAACCTAGCCAGTGTGAAGATGCCTCTCGCCTCACAGTTCAGATGGAAAACACGTATCAGCTGG GTCCTACCAAACATTTTCCTGTGATTATTGTCAATCATATTCTGAAAGATGTATTAACTAACTACCTACAAGAAGAACAGTATGAACCAGAGCTCTGTAGACAGATGACTAAAACGATTTCTGAG GTTATTAAAGCCCAGGTCAAGGACTTGATGATTCCACGATATAAGCTAATTGTGATGGTTCACATTGGACAATTGACTGGCCAAAGCATACTGATTGGAAGCAGATGCCTCTGGGATCCTAAAAATGATAACTTTGCATCttacattttcagaaattctTCTCTCTTTGCTCTTGCAAATGTCTATGCAGTTTACTTTGAGTGA